One Deinococcus grandis DNA window includes the following coding sequences:
- the gatC gene encoding Asp-tRNA(Asn)/Glu-tRNA(Gln) amidotransferase subunit GatC, whose translation MIDAAQIDHLAQLARLHLTPEERAAMQADLTRVLGYFEQLSEVNTDGVQEMQRPVNLVNVLRDDVAGDVFPVATVTALAPESMPDGHIRVPRTVETD comes from the coding sequence ATGATTGACGCGGCCCAGATCGACCACCTCGCGCAGCTCGCGCGGCTGCACCTGACCCCGGAGGAACGCGCGGCCATGCAGGCCGACCTCACCCGCGTGCTCGGCTACTTCGAACAGCTCAGCGAGGTGAACACCGACGGCGTGCAGGAGATGCAGCGCCCCGTGAACCTCGTGAACGTCCTGCGCGACGACGTCGCGGGCGACGTGTTCCCCGTGGCGACCGTCACCGCGCTGGCGCCCGAGAGCATGCCCGACGGGCACATCCGCGTCCCCCGTACCGTGGAGACCGACTGA
- a CDS encoding serine hydrolase has protein sequence MRPLTAALIVLTAALPAQAQTPTQTPSNPAAAVTRLFSGPVQSAWLAPSFLAALPADGLQAALDGLTAQLGAFVRTEARGDLLVAVFERGDLNVLAALDDQGRFTGLRFTPLLATAQAPGVGSPREVLTRIFSGPFDVSLFAPSFLAAVPEAQLRALLADVTAQFGALKDVQIGAQMAALIFERGQLNVTQFSLDDQGRVTGLLLTPPPPVFTSLDEARAAFAALPGQVSLLVQEVGARTPAAALNVTRPLAVGSTFKLAILAELQAQVSAGQKQWTDEVTLTDADRSLPSGTLQDAPTGSRYTLRDLAARMIAQSDNTATDLLLGVVGRAGVEARFGQRPFPSTREAFALKNPANAALLAGYRAAVLNVPARRAVLDRARMAPLPAAADFAGGGTLARDVEWFATPATLCRLMNEVAALKETQLNPGVADPARFRSVSYKGGSEPGVLNLTTQVTTLTGRTYCVSATWNAPGPLQEDAFIGLYGATLDLLR, from the coding sequence ATGCGCCCCCTCACCGCTGCCCTGATCGTCCTGACCGCCGCCCTGCCCGCGCAGGCCCAGACGCCCACCCAGACGCCATCCAACCCGGCGGCCGCCGTGACGCGCCTGTTCAGCGGGCCGGTGCAGTCGGCGTGGCTGGCGCCGTCCTTCCTGGCGGCCCTGCCCGCCGACGGCCTCCAGGCGGCGCTGGACGGCCTGACCGCCCAGCTGGGCGCGTTCGTGCGGACCGAGGCGCGCGGGGACCTGCTCGTGGCGGTGTTCGAGCGCGGTGACCTGAACGTGCTGGCGGCGCTGGACGACCAGGGGCGCTTCACGGGCCTGCGCTTCACGCCGCTTCTGGCGACGGCCCAGGCTCCCGGGGTGGGTTCGCCGCGCGAGGTGCTGACCCGCATCTTCAGCGGGCCGTTCGACGTCTCGCTGTTCGCCCCGTCCTTCCTGGCGGCCGTGCCGGAAGCGCAGCTGCGCGCCCTGCTGGCGGACGTCACGGCGCAGTTCGGCGCCCTGAAGGACGTGCAGATCGGCGCGCAGATGGCGGCCCTGATCTTCGAGCGGGGGCAGCTGAACGTGACACAGTTCTCGCTGGACGACCAGGGCCGCGTGACGGGACTGCTCCTCACGCCGCCCCCGCCGGTCTTCACGTCGCTGGACGAGGCCCGCGCGGCCTTCGCGGCGCTGCCCGGTCAGGTCAGCCTGCTCGTGCAGGAGGTCGGTGCGCGCACGCCCGCCGCCGCGCTGAACGTCACGCGGCCCCTGGCGGTCGGGTCCACGTTCAAGCTGGCGATCCTGGCCGAACTGCAAGCACAGGTGAGCGCCGGGCAGAAACAGTGGACGGACGAGGTGACCCTCACCGACGCAGACCGCAGCCTGCCCAGCGGCACCCTGCAGGACGCCCCCACCGGCAGCCGCTACACGCTGCGGGACCTGGCGGCGCGGATGATCGCGCAGAGTGACAACACCGCCACCGACCTGCTGCTGGGCGTGGTGGGCCGCGCGGGCGTGGAGGCCCGCTTCGGCCAGCGGCCCTTCCCGAGCACCCGTGAGGCCTTCGCCCTGAAGAATCCCGCGAACGCCGCGCTGCTCGCCGGGTACCGCGCCGCCGTCCTGAACGTGCCCGCGCGCCGCGCGGTGCTGGACCGCGCCCGCATGGCGCCGCTGCCCGCCGCCGCCGACTTCGCAGGTGGCGGGACTCTGGCGCGGGACGTGGAGTGGTTCGCTACACCGGCCACGCTGTGCCGCCTGATGAACGAGGTCGCGGCCCTGAAGGAGACGCAGCTGAACCCCGGCGTGGCCGACCCGGCTCGCTTCCGCAGCGTGAGCTACAAGGGCGGCAGTGAGCCCGGTGTGCTGAACCTGACCACGCAGGTCACCACCCTGACTGGCCGTACGTACTGCGTGAGTGCCACCTGGAACGCCCCGGGGCCCCTGCAGGAGGACGCCTTTATTGGGCTGTACGGCGCGACCCTGGATCTCCTGCGGTGA
- the mscL gene encoding large conductance mechanosensitive channel protein MscL, giving the protein MISGFQKFLLRGNLIDLAVGVIIGAAFSGVVKTFTEGVIMPIIGIFGGVPNFDALQFTVNGSIFKYGQFLTALVSFLITATVIYFFVITPFNRLMERFKREEKPAVAEPSNEEKLLAEIRDELRRRP; this is encoded by the coding sequence ATGATCAGCGGATTCCAGAAGTTCCTCCTGCGCGGCAACCTCATCGACCTGGCGGTGGGCGTCATCATCGGCGCGGCGTTCAGCGGCGTCGTCAAGACCTTCACCGAGGGCGTCATCATGCCGATCATCGGCATCTTCGGCGGCGTCCCGAACTTCGACGCGCTGCAGTTCACGGTGAATGGCAGCATTTTCAAGTACGGCCAGTTCCTCACTGCGCTCGTCAGCTTCCTGATCACCGCGACCGTCATCTACTTCTTCGTGATCACGCCCTTCAACCGCCTGATGGAACGCTTCAAGCGCGAGGAGAAACCCGCCGTCGCCGAACCCAGCAACGAGGAAAAACTGCTTGCCGAGATCCGCGACGAACTGCGCCGCCGCCCCTGA
- a CDS encoding DUF512 domain-containing protein, which yields MTAAEQIQDQVFPAPIKTVEAGSAAERAGVRPGDVLLRVNGQAVTDVLAYRHLLSQGKATLEIARPQEAPRVMTGVPGTAQDHHRLFLTAAPSLDDTFTFSVEWEDPGLEFEEVLFDGIKKCANKCDFCYVHQMPRGFRKSLYIMDDDYRLSFLYGSFVTLTNLSENDIRRIEDENLSPLYVSVHTANQDLRQDMMKWWRLKVKDPQAVQIRSMIERLEQIDLYTQIVLVPERNDRENLDETVEYLSSRPNVISAAVVPIGLTSHRTNLPDVRVFSREEAQDTLRRLNVWRRQFLAERGTRFVFPSDELYLLAGEPLPTEEEYEGFPMLENGVGMIRDFLTEGIPDLPDALPEPRRVILGTGTLFAESLDRAVEPLRAIRNLTVEVRAVENKTFGKVTTVAGLLTGRCFRHAIKPGEADLLIVPPTTLRYGTELMLDDVSLSELRAELRMDIRAGGSTLGELTRVILQGAQSSGPQFGMSAHAVKDTAEPISVQVAEQNMRGQA from the coding sequence GTGACGGCAGCCGAACAGATTCAGGATCAGGTGTTTCCCGCGCCCATCAAGACCGTGGAGGCGGGCAGCGCCGCCGAACGTGCGGGCGTGCGCCCCGGCGACGTGCTGCTGCGCGTGAACGGGCAGGCGGTCACGGACGTCCTCGCGTACCGCCACCTGCTCTCGCAGGGGAAGGCGACGCTGGAGATCGCCCGCCCGCAGGAGGCGCCGCGCGTCATGACCGGCGTGCCCGGCACCGCGCAGGACCACCACCGCCTCTTCCTGACGGCGGCGCCCAGCCTGGACGACACGTTCACGTTCAGCGTCGAGTGGGAGGACCCGGGCCTGGAGTTCGAGGAGGTGCTGTTCGACGGCATCAAGAAGTGCGCGAACAAGTGCGACTTCTGCTACGTGCACCAGATGCCGCGCGGCTTCCGCAAGAGTCTGTACATCATGGACGACGACTACCGTCTGAGCTTCCTGTACGGCTCGTTCGTGACCCTGACGAACCTCTCCGAAAACGACATCCGGCGGATCGAGGACGAGAACCTCTCGCCGCTGTACGTGTCGGTGCACACCGCGAACCAGGACCTGCGCCAGGACATGATGAAGTGGTGGCGCCTGAAGGTGAAGGACCCGCAGGCGGTGCAGATCCGGAGCATGATCGAGCGGCTGGAGCAGATCGACCTGTACACGCAGATCGTGCTGGTCCCCGAACGCAACGACCGCGAGAACCTCGACGAGACCGTCGAGTACCTGTCCAGCCGCCCGAACGTGATCAGCGCGGCGGTCGTGCCGATCGGCCTGACCAGCCACCGCACGAACCTCCCGGACGTGCGCGTGTTCTCCCGCGAGGAAGCGCAGGACACCCTTCGCCGCCTGAACGTGTGGCGCAGGCAGTTCCTCGCCGAGCGCGGCACCCGCTTCGTGTTCCCGTCCGACGAACTGTACCTGCTGGCCGGCGAGCCGCTCCCCACCGAGGAGGAATACGAGGGCTTCCCCATGCTGGAAAACGGCGTGGGCATGATCCGTGATTTCCTCACCGAGGGGATTCCGGACCTGCCCGACGCGCTGCCCGAACCCCGGCGTGTGATCCTGGGCACCGGCACGCTGTTCGCAGAGTCCCTGGACCGCGCCGTGGAACCCCTGCGCGCCATCAGGAACCTGACGGTCGAGGTACGCGCCGTCGAGAACAAGACCTTCGGCAAGGTCACGACCGTCGCGGGCCTCCTCACGGGCCGCTGCTTCCGGCACGCCATCAAGCCCGGCGAGGCCGACCTGCTGATCGTGCCACCCACCACCCTGCGTTACGGCACGGAACTCATGCTGGACGACGTCAGCCTGAGCGAACTGCGCGCCGAACTGCGCATGGACATCCGCGCGGGTGGGTCCACGCTGGGCGAACTGACCCGCGTGATCCTCCAGGGCGCGCAGAGCAGCGGCCCGCAGTTCGGCATGAGCGCCCACGCCGTCAAGGACACCGCCGAACCCATCTCGGTGCAGGTCGCCGAGCAGAACATGCGCGGGCAGGCCTAA
- a CDS encoding FAD-dependent monooxygenase codes for MNIHVVGAGISGLAFARAMILRGQSIHVHEAAPQLQSIGGGLIIPPNSARILERLGVADVLDTHGLPLRDMQIIDAGGRVLYHRDQREVARTHGRGLYAISRTALHRALAASLPDGTVHTGRRLLGLTQDAHQVAVTFTDGTRVNAGLLVDAEGRVSRARDLLMPEARLVSTGQIAYRGLTNIDPLPEFRDSFVEFWGRGHRFTFFRIAPGVTYWHAPIHTAPGQTRRKTDLLREYRDFPDQVIELIAHTQEDHIHPVELSDIDPLPHWHRGRAVLIGDAAHATTPNLGQGAAQALQDADALAQALCSGLPLSLALPAYQRAREGTANSMVQQSRHLGQIGQLRGPARLLRNAALKLSPELARQRIETFYDG; via the coding sequence ATGAACATTCACGTCGTCGGGGCCGGTATCAGCGGCCTGGCCTTCGCCCGCGCCATGATCCTGCGCGGCCAGTCCATCCACGTGCACGAGGCCGCGCCGCAGCTCCAGTCCATCGGGGGCGGGCTGATCATCCCGCCGAACAGCGCCCGCATCCTGGAACGGCTGGGCGTGGCGGACGTGCTGGACACCCACGGGCTCCCCCTGCGCGACATGCAGATCATCGACGCGGGCGGGCGCGTGCTGTACCACCGCGACCAGCGCGAGGTGGCCCGCACGCACGGCCGCGGCCTGTACGCGATCTCCAGAACGGCGCTGCACCGCGCGCTGGCCGCCAGCCTCCCGGACGGCACGGTGCACACCGGCCGCCGCCTGCTGGGCCTCACGCAGGACGCGCATCAGGTCGCCGTGACCTTCACGGACGGCACCCGCGTGAACGCCGGGCTGCTCGTGGACGCCGAGGGCCGCGTCTCCCGAGCCCGCGACCTGCTGATGCCCGAGGCGCGACTGGTGAGCACCGGGCAGATCGCGTACCGGGGCCTGACGAACATCGACCCGCTGCCCGAATTCCGCGATTCCTTCGTGGAGTTCTGGGGACGCGGGCACCGCTTCACGTTCTTCCGGATCGCGCCCGGCGTCACGTACTGGCACGCCCCCATCCACACGGCCCCCGGGCAGACCCGCAGGAAGACCGACCTGCTGCGCGAGTACCGCGACTTCCCCGACCAGGTGATCGAACTCATCGCCCACACGCAGGAGGACCACATCCACCCGGTGGAACTCAGCGACATCGACCCGCTGCCCCACTGGCACCGGGGCCGGGCCGTCCTGATCGGGGACGCCGCGCACGCCACCACCCCGAATCTCGGGCAGGGCGCCGCGCAGGCCCTGCAGGACGCCGACGCCCTGGCGCAGGCGCTGTGCAGCGGGCTGCCGCTCTCGCTGGCGCTGCCCGCCTACCAGCGCGCCCGGGAGGGCACCGCGAACAGCATGGTGCAGCAGTCCCGGCACCTGGGCCAGATCGGCCAGCTGCGCGGCCCGGCCCGGCTGCTGCGCAACGCCGCCCTGAAACTCAGCCCCGAACTGGCCCGCCAGCGCATCGAGACCTTCTACGACGGCTGA
- a CDS encoding glycosyltransferase family 4 protein, translating to MRTDAAPLRVLFVTDAPAVGGSEVYMREIIPPMRAHGVHAEVAMPDVPGTADFRAQLQERGIPVHAYRTLDEVARVERAGQGFDLTILSSWNPRGYRKYYRALRGPFVSLVHDQLMLHIPGLPQGVYRACYEWLQAGDIRGAQHVITVSEWGAEYLRRHHRMTQVHAVPNGVDTVKFRPGDPQERAALRERLGFKGFTVLNPARMSIEKNHPAVIATAWQAPELHFVLVGTGYLEPALKRAAPRNVTFLGKRHDMPDLYRAADVVLQPTIAENQSLATLEALSSGTPVVTNDIPAQRELIRMGQEGLLVRGGAPGYAAALRALAAHPDALCRMGFAARQSVLEGHTLDGNARHLATLLKELAQAERVGR from the coding sequence ATGAGGACCGATGCTGCGCCGCTGCGCGTGCTGTTCGTGACCGACGCGCCCGCCGTGGGCGGCAGCGAGGTCTACATGCGCGAGATCATTCCCCCCATGCGCGCCCACGGGGTGCACGCCGAGGTCGCCATGCCGGACGTGCCGGGCACCGCCGACTTCCGCGCGCAGCTGCAGGAACGCGGCATTCCCGTGCACGCCTACCGCACCCTGGACGAGGTGGCCCGCGTGGAGCGTGCGGGGCAGGGCTTTGATCTGACGATCCTGAGCAGCTGGAATCCGCGCGGGTACCGCAAGTACTACCGCGCGCTGCGCGGGCCGTTCGTGTCGCTGGTGCACGATCAGCTGATGCTGCACATTCCGGGCCTGCCGCAGGGCGTGTACCGCGCGTGCTACGAGTGGTTGCAGGCGGGGGACATCCGCGGCGCGCAGCACGTGATCACCGTGTCCGAGTGGGGTGCCGAGTATCTGCGGCGGCACCACCGCATGACCCAGGTGCACGCGGTCCCGAACGGCGTGGACACCGTGAAGTTCCGCCCCGGCGACCCGCAGGAACGCGCCGCGCTGCGTGAGCGGCTGGGCTTCAAAGGGTTCACGGTGCTGAACCCGGCCCGCATGAGCATCGAGAAGAACCACCCGGCGGTCATCGCCACGGCGTGGCAGGCGCCGGAACTGCACTTCGTGCTGGTCGGCACCGGGTACCTGGAACCCGCCCTGAAACGCGCGGCGCCGCGCAACGTGACGTTCCTGGGCAAACGGCACGACATGCCGGACCTGTACCGCGCGGCGGACGTGGTGCTGCAACCCACCATCGCGGAGAACCAGTCCCTGGCGACCCTGGAGGCATTGAGCAGCGGCACGCCGGTCGTCACGAACGACATTCCCGCGCAGCGCGAACTGATCCGCATGGGCCAGGAGGGCCTGCTCGTGCGCGGCGGCGCCCCCGGCTACGCGGCGGCCCTGCGCGCCCTGGCCGCCCACCCGGACGCCCTGTGCCGTATGGGCTTCGCCGCGCGCCAGAGCGTGCTGGAGGGGCACACGCTGGACGGCAACGCCCGGCACCTCGCCACGCTGCTGAAGGAACTGGCTCAGGCGGAAAGGGTCGGGCGCTGA
- a CDS encoding NUDIX domain-containing protein has product MTLMQLREVWGNRPLMAAAVGVLLQDEHGRVLLQRRGDDGLWSEPGGALEPGEDFLTGARRELLEETGLDCPNLTLLPLPEGLQDGPELFHRYPNGHEIYIIGMRAHGTLPAAALERAAPDDSGETLELQWFPLDALPDLSNNANRASLNVLRARAGLPPLPLMPTPPAPPVGNFLMDLRRVIGPRPWFAPGSNVLVTDDGGRLLLLRHGHTRLWTLPGGSLEPGETFAQTAARELHEETGLRAAHLDPLHLFAGPEYRFTYPNGHVVDFVSVLYRAHGVTGTLTPQDGEVLDVGWFSPDDLPPENELSGELIRANLRWWRTHG; this is encoded by the coding sequence ATGACCCTGATGCAACTGCGTGAGGTATGGGGCAACCGCCCCCTGATGGCCGCCGCCGTGGGCGTCCTGCTCCAGGACGAGCACGGCCGGGTGCTGCTGCAACGCCGCGGCGACGACGGCCTGTGGAGCGAACCGGGCGGCGCGCTGGAACCCGGCGAGGACTTCCTGACCGGCGCCCGCCGCGAACTGCTGGAGGAGACCGGCCTGGACTGCCCGAACCTGACGCTGCTGCCGCTGCCCGAGGGGCTTCAGGACGGCCCGGAGCTGTTCCACCGCTACCCGAACGGGCACGAGATCTACATCATCGGGATGCGCGCCCACGGCACGCTCCCCGCCGCCGCGCTGGAACGGGCCGCGCCGGACGACAGCGGCGAGACGCTGGAACTCCAGTGGTTCCCGCTGGACGCCCTGCCGGACCTCAGCAACAACGCCAACCGCGCCAGCCTGAACGTCCTGCGTGCCCGCGCGGGCCTGCCGCCCCTGCCGCTGATGCCCACGCCACCCGCGCCACCGGTCGGGAATTTCCTGATGGACTTGCGGCGCGTGATCGGCCCGCGCCCCTGGTTCGCGCCCGGCTCGAACGTCCTCGTCACCGACGACGGGGGCCGCCTCCTGCTGCTGCGGCACGGGCACACCCGCCTGTGGACGCTCCCCGGCGGCAGCCTGGAACCCGGCGAGACCTTCGCCCAGACCGCCGCGCGGGAACTGCACGAGGAGACCGGCCTGCGCGCCGCCCACCTGGACCCGCTGCACCTGTTCGCCGGACCCGAGTACCGCTTCACGTACCCCAACGGACACGTCGTGGACTTCGTGTCGGTCCTGTACCGCGCCCACGGCGTCACCGGCACCCTCACCCCGCAGGACGGCGAGGTACTGGACGTCGGCTGGTTCAGCCCCGACGACCTCCCCCCCGAAAACGAACTGAGCGGCGAACTGATCCGCGCCAACCTCCGCTGGTGGCGCACGCACGGCTGA
- a CDS encoding phenylalanine--tRNA ligase subunit beta gives MKIPYSWLKELVPGLPVVSELEPIFAQLGLPLEGVEEVAAPPAGVLLVAVKAAEAMPGTQLTRLTLDVGEHGERVIASGAGNAVGLPAGTMLALVSPGTELGGMTYGVRALQGVESWGMAASAKELGLGESSAGLMLFPAGTAKPGTPMRELWAADHVLDVEVTPNRADVLSALGLARDLAAFLKLDLVQPPMGPQAVGEGEIRVSLPEKGIRIERDPTQKLRFGCDRFVARTVGGLRNGPAPLWMQRRVTLSGMRSIDLIVDTSNYVMLELGQPTALYDRRDVRGDQILVAFGLRQGERVRDLMGGEHEVGPEDLLILDGAQPEVSTVAEAFETAGQPRPGDTVLGIAGIMGGDHGHVRADTTDVVIEVAHFDPVLLRRTSTRLGLKTDAVYRYERGVDPLLPERAAARLVGLLGDAGGQVHPGATVVGDPEIPGRIEATGEQIRALLGMPVDTDEMRGILTRLGCVVEGEGDALSVVPPSWRVDMAIWQDLAEEVARLHGYSHLPESLPTLRVHESNVGAEREGVARATLRRTLAGLGAQEVVTYTFTSDEEAGKARTERPGVRLRNPLTADRTGMRTALYPSLVKAAQAHAKGDRVLIFEMGRIFPTSGETERVGLLMRGPLAPRTDQAGIAGDFRAFKGLVESLAGTLGASFELRQLRGEAVPAALHPGIAGEVVWNGQSVGWLGALHPEIAQAFGLKGDTFLMEAALPLPGREWAFRDPSRAPAAWRDLAVITPAGVSYGEIAALLREHGGTLLESVEPFDVFTGEQIGAGNRSVAVRLVFRGDRTLTDAEVDPVMDALMNAVRAQGWSIREK, from the coding sequence ATGAAAATTCCGTATTCGTGGTTGAAGGAACTGGTGCCGGGTCTGCCGGTGGTGTCGGAGCTGGAGCCGATTTTCGCGCAGTTGGGTCTGCCGCTGGAGGGTGTGGAGGAGGTCGCCGCGCCGCCTGCGGGGGTGTTGCTGGTGGCCGTGAAGGCGGCGGAGGCGATGCCGGGCACGCAGTTGACGCGCCTGACGCTGGATGTCGGTGAGCATGGCGAGCGGGTCATCGCGTCGGGTGCGGGGAACGCGGTGGGGCTGCCGGCGGGGACGATGCTGGCGCTGGTATCGCCGGGCACGGAGCTGGGCGGCATGACGTATGGCGTGCGGGCGTTGCAGGGCGTGGAGTCCTGGGGCATGGCGGCGAGCGCGAAGGAGCTGGGCCTGGGCGAGAGCAGCGCGGGGCTGATGCTGTTCCCGGCCGGGACGGCGAAACCGGGGACGCCCATGCGGGAGCTGTGGGCGGCGGATCACGTGCTGGACGTGGAGGTCACCCCGAACCGCGCGGACGTGCTGAGTGCGCTGGGGTTGGCGCGGGATCTGGCGGCGTTCCTGAAACTGGATCTGGTGCAGCCCCCGATGGGGCCACAGGCGGTGGGGGAGGGCGAGATCCGCGTGTCCCTGCCGGAGAAGGGCATCCGCATCGAGCGGGACCCGACGCAGAAGCTGCGTTTCGGCTGCGACCGCTTCGTGGCCCGCACGGTCGGCGGCCTGCGGAACGGCCCGGCGCCGCTGTGGATGCAGCGCCGCGTGACCCTGTCCGGCATGCGCTCGATTGACCTGATCGTGGATACCAGCAATTACGTGATGCTGGAACTGGGCCAGCCGACGGCGCTGTACGACCGCCGGGACGTGCGTGGCGATCAGATTCTCGTGGCGTTCGGGCTGCGGCAGGGCGAGCGGGTGCGGGACCTGATGGGCGGCGAGCATGAGGTCGGCCCGGAGGACCTGCTGATCCTCGACGGCGCGCAGCCCGAGGTCTCCACCGTCGCGGAGGCCTTCGAGACCGCCGGGCAGCCCAGGCCGGGCGACACGGTGCTGGGCATCGCGGGCATCATGGGCGGCGATCACGGGCACGTGCGCGCCGACACGACGGACGTGGTGATCGAGGTCGCGCACTTCGACCCGGTCCTGCTGCGCCGCACGAGCACCCGCCTGGGCCTGAAGACCGACGCCGTGTACCGCTACGAGCGCGGTGTGGACCCCCTGCTGCCCGAACGCGCGGCGGCCCGACTGGTGGGCCTGCTGGGCGACGCGGGCGGGCAGGTGCACCCCGGCGCGACCGTCGTGGGCGACCCCGAGATTCCGGGCCGGATCGAGGCGACGGGCGAGCAGATCCGCGCGCTGCTGGGCATGCCGGTGGACACCGACGAGATGCGCGGCATCCTCACCCGCCTCGGGTGCGTCGTGGAGGGCGAGGGGGACGCCCTGAGTGTCGTGCCGCCCTCATGGCGGGTGGACATGGCGATCTGGCAGGACCTCGCCGAGGAGGTCGCGCGCCTGCACGGCTACTCACATCTGCCCGAGAGCCTCCCCACCCTGCGCGTCCACGAGAGCAACGTCGGCGCGGAGAGGGAGGGCGTGGCCCGCGCGACGCTGCGCCGCACCCTGGCCGGACTGGGCGCGCAGGAGGTCGTCACGTACACCTTCACCAGCGACGAGGAAGCCGGGAAGGCCCGCACCGAGCGGCCCGGCGTGCGCCTGCGCAACCCCCTGACCGCCGACCGGACCGGCATGCGCACCGCGCTGTACCCCAGCCTCGTGAAGGCCGCGCAGGCCCACGCGAAAGGCGACCGCGTGCTGATCTTCGAGATGGGCCGCATCTTCCCCACCAGCGGCGAAACGGAACGCGTCGGCCTGCTCATGCGCGGCCCGCTGGCGCCCCGAACCGATCAGGCGGGCATTGCCGGAGACTTCCGGGCGTTCAAGGGCCTCGTCGAATCGCTGGCGGGCACCCTGGGCGCCAGCTTCGAACTGCGCCAACTGCGCGGCGAGGCCGTCCCTGCGGCCCTGCACCCCGGCATCGCGGGCGAGGTCGTCTGGAACGGGCAGAGCGTCGGCTGGCTCGGCGCGCTGCACCCCGAGATCGCCCAGGCATTCGGCCTGAAGGGCGACACCTTCCTGATGGAAGCCGCGCTGCCCCTGCCGGGCCGCGAATGGGCATTCCGCGACCCCAGCCGCGCGCCCGCCGCGTGGCGCGACCTCGCCGTCATCACCCCCGCAGGCGTCAGCTACGGCGAGATCGCCGCCCTGCTGCGCGAACACGGCGGCACCCTGCTCGAAAGCGTGGAACCCTTCGACGTGTTCACCGGCGAGCAGATCGGCGCAGGCAACCGCTCCGTCGCCGTGCGCCTCGTCTTCCGCGGCGACAGGACCCTCACCGACGCCGAGGTGGACCCCGTCATGGACGCCCTCATGAACGCGGTGCGCGCGCAGGGCTGGAGCATCCGCGAGAAATAA
- a CDS encoding NUDIX hydrolase, translating to MRARAVAIILNDATTDSAEVLLMLRRKAGRAYATLPGGGIEDGETPAQACVREVLEEVNLTVAVGPELLVLENIGNLEHYFQAQVQSGEMRLGDGPEAIRSSDENWYSPQWVPLTDLESVNLVPERARELVREVAHGPLTPTPLPTGEGLTES from the coding sequence GTGAGAGCCCGCGCCGTCGCCATCATCCTGAACGACGCCACCACCGACAGCGCCGAGGTGCTCCTCATGCTCCGGCGCAAGGCGGGCCGCGCGTACGCCACGCTGCCCGGCGGCGGCATCGAAGATGGCGAGACGCCTGCCCAGGCCTGCGTCCGTGAGGTGCTGGAGGAAGTGAACCTGACCGTCGCCGTCGGCCCCGAACTGCTCGTGCTGGAGAACATCGGCAACCTGGAGCACTACTTCCAGGCGCAGGTGCAGTCCGGTGAGATGCGCCTCGGCGACGGCCCCGAAGCGATCCGCAGCAGCGACGAGAACTGGTACTCGCCGCAGTGGGTGCCCCTCACGGACCTGGAAAGCGTGAACCTCGTGCCCGAGCGGGCGAGGGAACTCGTGCGCGAGGTGGCGCACGGACCCCTCACCCCAACCCCTCTCCCCACGGGAGAGGGACTGACAGAAAGCTGA